A genomic window from Arthrobacter globiformis includes:
- a CDS encoding ABC transporter permease, which translates to MEWFLANSSMVFERAGQHLVLALVPMVLGLLISIPLAQFSRRHSALRQLVATVSSLLYTIPSLALFIILPPLLGTRILDPLNVIVALTIYAVALLVRAAMDAFDSVDDDLRQAAVAMGYKPAARFLQIDLPLSLPVMFAGLRVVSVSNISLVSVAALLGVGNLGMLFTDGLQRNFVTEVVVGIVAILLLALVMDALLVILERILTPWTRAGSVRTGANARSGAEFLADAKVHAGAGS; encoded by the coding sequence ATGGAGTGGTTCCTGGCGAACAGCTCCATGGTCTTTGAACGGGCCGGCCAGCACCTGGTCCTGGCCCTGGTTCCGATGGTCCTGGGCCTGCTGATCTCCATCCCGCTGGCGCAGTTCTCTCGGCGGCACAGCGCACTCCGGCAGCTCGTGGCCACCGTGAGTTCCCTGCTCTACACCATCCCCTCGCTGGCCCTGTTCATCATCCTGCCGCCGCTGCTGGGAACCCGGATCCTTGACCCGCTGAACGTCATTGTCGCCCTGACCATTTACGCGGTTGCGCTGCTGGTGCGGGCCGCCATGGACGCCTTCGATTCCGTGGATGATGACCTCCGGCAAGCGGCCGTGGCCATGGGCTACAAGCCCGCCGCCCGGTTCCTGCAGATCGACCTGCCGCTTTCCCTGCCCGTGATGTTCGCCGGCCTGCGCGTCGTGTCGGTGAGCAACATTTCCCTGGTGAGCGTCGCCGCCCTGCTGGGGGTCGGGAACCTCGGGATGCTGTTCACGGACGGGCTGCAGCGGAACTTCGTCACCGAGGTGGTGGTGGGGATTGTCGCCATCCTGCTGCTGGCCCTGGTGATGGACGCCCTGCTGGTGATCCTGGAACGGATCCTCACACCATGGACCAGGGCAGGCTCCGTAAGGACCGGCGCGAACGCCAGGTCCGGCGCCGAATTCCTCGCCGACGCCAAGGTGCATGCGGGGGCCGGCTCATGA
- a CDS encoding ABC transporter substrate-binding protein, whose product MKYPVRTTLTRRGLGGLAAGVGVALALSACSSGNPLSSPSTSATGGATSGGSLVVGSADFPESQIIAEIYAGALNAAGVTATTKPNIGSREIYFKAVQDGSVDVVPDYSGNLLSHVDAQAGEVTPEDVYKALPGKLPQGLAVLEPSKAEDKDAMVVTKATAEKYQLKSIEDLAKVCKDLTMAAPATFETRSYGFPGLKKNYNCELKALKPFSDGGGNLTLQALLSDEVQVADIFTTTPSIADNDLVVLEDPKNNFKAQQVLPLYNDAKVTDKAKEALNNVSKTLTTDDLINLNRAVSGSQKQNAKDAAAAWLKDKGIVK is encoded by the coding sequence ATGAAGTACCCCGTCCGCACGACTCTTACCCGCCGTGGCCTGGGCGGCCTTGCCGCCGGTGTCGGCGTCGCCCTTGCCCTGTCCGCCTGCAGCAGCGGCAATCCGCTGTCTTCCCCCTCCACGAGTGCAACCGGCGGCGCCACCTCCGGCGGTTCCCTCGTCGTCGGCTCCGCGGACTTCCCGGAAAGCCAGATCATCGCCGAAATCTACGCGGGAGCTTTGAACGCGGCCGGAGTCACGGCCACCACCAAGCCGAACATCGGCTCCCGCGAGATCTACTTCAAGGCCGTCCAGGACGGATCCGTGGATGTGGTGCCCGATTATTCCGGCAACCTTCTGTCCCACGTCGACGCGCAGGCTGGCGAGGTCACGCCGGAGGACGTCTATAAGGCACTTCCGGGCAAACTGCCGCAGGGACTCGCCGTGCTTGAGCCGTCCAAGGCCGAGGACAAGGACGCCATGGTGGTCACCAAGGCCACCGCGGAAAAGTACCAGCTGAAGTCCATCGAGGACCTGGCCAAGGTCTGCAAGGACCTGACCATGGCCGCGCCTGCCACATTCGAAACCCGGTCCTACGGGTTCCCCGGGCTCAAGAAGAACTACAACTGCGAGCTCAAGGCGCTCAAGCCGTTCAGCGACGGCGGCGGCAACCTCACGCTGCAGGCGCTTCTGAGCGACGAGGTGCAGGTGGCCGACATCTTCACCACCACGCCGTCCATCGCGGACAACGACCTCGTTGTGCTGGAGGACCCGAAGAACAACTTCAAGGCCCAGCAGGTGCTCCCGCTCTACAACGACGCGAAGGTGACGGACAAGGCCAAGGAGGCGCTGAACAACGTCTCCAAGACCCTCACCACGGACGACCTGATTAACCTCAACCGTGCGGTGAGCGGAAGCCAGAAGCAGAACGCCAAGGATGCGGCTGCCGCGTGGCTCAAGGACAAGGGCATCGTCAAGTAG
- a CDS encoding ABC transporter permease, producing MNIFTQTFAWLADPAHWSGPGGIPVRLLEHLQYSGLVLLIAAAIAVPVGLYIGHTGRGRVVAVAVAGALRALPTLGLLVLFALVAGSGLMPPVWALVILTVPPLLAGTYAGISSVDASVVDAARAMGMKELQVLFGVEVPNGLLVMFGGIRTAVLQVIATVSVVAYLPLGGLGRYLFDGLVLQDFPRMLAGSLLIAALAIVVDLVLAAVQRLVVSPGLSARSKGGRKAAADLSAAAPAAAAVQGGTA from the coding sequence ATGAACATCTTCACGCAAACTTTCGCGTGGCTCGCCGACCCTGCGCACTGGTCCGGCCCGGGCGGGATACCCGTGCGCCTCCTCGAACACCTGCAGTACAGCGGCCTGGTCCTGCTCATCGCCGCGGCCATTGCCGTGCCGGTGGGGCTCTACATCGGCCACACGGGCAGGGGCCGCGTGGTGGCGGTGGCCGTAGCCGGAGCCCTCCGGGCGCTGCCCACACTCGGACTGCTGGTGCTGTTCGCACTCGTTGCCGGAAGCGGCCTCATGCCGCCGGTGTGGGCGCTGGTCATCCTCACAGTCCCGCCGCTGCTGGCCGGCACGTACGCTGGCATTTCCAGTGTGGATGCCAGCGTGGTGGACGCCGCCCGCGCCATGGGCATGAAAGAGCTGCAGGTCCTGTTCGGCGTGGAAGTTCCCAACGGGCTCCTCGTGATGTTCGGCGGCATCCGCACCGCCGTGCTGCAGGTGATCGCCACGGTGTCGGTGGTGGCCTACCTTCCGCTCGGCGGCCTGGGACGCTACCTGTTCGACGGGCTGGTGCTCCAGGACTTCCCTCGGATGCTGGCAGGTTCGCTCCTTATCGCGGCGCTGGCGATCGTCGTCGACCTCGTCCTGGCGGCCGTGCAGCGGCTGGTCGTTTCACCGGGACTTTCCGCACGTTCCAAGGGCGGCCGCAAGGCCGCCGCAGATCTCTCGGCTGCCGCGCCCGCGGCTGCCGCTGTTCAAGGAGGCACCGCATGA
- a CDS encoding ABC transporter ATP-binding protein, with protein MAEAMIEFQSVTKQYQGGQPAVDQLTMSIDRGSITVFVGPSGCGKTTSLRMINRMVEPTSGTITVGGRDVTSVPAAELRRSMGYVMQSSGLMPHRSVVDNIATVPRLNGVSKADARKRAEELLDVVGLAPSLGKRYPSQLSGGQQQRVGVARALAADPPVLLMDEPFSAVDPVVRDELQQELLRLQRDLAKTIVFVTHDIDEATVLGDKVAVFAVGGKLAQYATPEEILRAPANEFVASFVGRDRGFRHLAFTTADGVAVHPVETVTRGGDAGAHPESWRLVVDEQQRPLGWEGPGLDSQLIPGGSLFRPGDTLRRALDAALSSPSGLGVAVDGDGKVAGVVKGAEVLSVIESARQTRQGAP; from the coding sequence ATGGCCGAAGCCATGATTGAGTTCCAGAGCGTCACCAAGCAGTATCAGGGCGGGCAACCAGCGGTAGACCAGCTGACCATGTCCATTGACCGGGGCTCCATCACGGTGTTCGTAGGACCATCAGGCTGCGGCAAGACCACCTCCCTCCGCATGATCAACCGGATGGTGGAGCCCACGTCCGGGACCATCACCGTGGGCGGGCGGGACGTCACCTCCGTACCGGCGGCCGAGCTCAGGCGCTCCATGGGCTACGTGATGCAGTCGTCCGGGCTGATGCCGCACCGCTCCGTGGTGGACAACATCGCCACCGTGCCCCGGCTGAACGGCGTCTCGAAAGCCGACGCCCGCAAGCGCGCGGAAGAACTGCTCGACGTCGTGGGGCTGGCGCCGTCGCTGGGCAAGCGGTACCCCTCGCAGCTCTCGGGCGGCCAGCAACAGCGCGTCGGCGTGGCCCGGGCGCTCGCCGCCGATCCGCCGGTCCTGCTGATGGACGAGCCCTTCAGTGCCGTGGATCCCGTGGTCCGCGACGAACTGCAGCAGGAGCTCCTCCGCCTGCAGCGCGACCTGGCCAAGACAATCGTCTTTGTTACCCACGACATCGACGAGGCCACCGTGCTGGGGGACAAGGTGGCGGTCTTCGCCGTCGGCGGCAAGCTGGCGCAGTACGCCACTCCGGAGGAGATCCTCCGGGCACCGGCGAACGAGTTCGTCGCTTCGTTCGTCGGCCGGGACCGCGGGTTCCGGCACCTCGCGTTCACCACGGCCGACGGCGTTGCGGTCCATCCCGTTGAAACGGTCACCCGGGGCGGGGACGCCGGTGCGCATCCGGAAAGCTGGCGCCTGGTGGTGGATGAACAGCAGCGCCCGCTGGGCTGGGAAGGCCCCGGCCTTGACTCCCAGCTCATTCCCGGCGGCTCACTGTTCCGACCGGGCGATACCCTGCGGCGTGCCCTGGACGCCGCGCTGTCTTCGCCGTCGGGGCTCGGCGTGGCGGTCGACGGAGACGGCAAGGTTGCCGGCGTCGTCAAGGGCGCGGAGGTGCTCTCCGTCATCGAGTCCGCGCGTCAGACCCGGCAGGGCGCACCCTGA